One Desulfobulbus oligotrophicus DNA segment encodes these proteins:
- a CDS encoding thioredoxin domain-containing protein yields MLKSFLLCITLLLPFTSLAQDLDKINSDGDLYWSVQTSWPIPVKSRAIVQSLDNKKVFILGTNAKVYIFTSDGKRLGVIPVDPNVAAIDIAPRGEMLYLVNNKTNTYTAIDVSFKQNIDISGAPIRGAADAPVTLVVFSDFECPWCSKLEPVLAELLAQNQETLRIVFKHLPLPMHPQAETAALAAIAAQQQGKFWEMHDALFQNTTWNRNTVDETALRIGLNMEQYRVAMSSPQTVEQLAKDKSDAQAAEVTATPSLFINGRPVRDRSLPNLQKMVAEALEASATK; encoded by the coding sequence ATGTTGAAGTCATTTTTACTCTGCATCACCCTCCTGCTACCGTTCACCTCCCTGGCGCAGGATCTCGACAAAATCAATAGTGACGGTGACCTGTACTGGTCGGTTCAGACATCCTGGCCGATTCCGGTAAAATCCCGTGCCATCGTCCAGTCACTGGACAACAAGAAGGTTTTTATTCTGGGGACCAATGCCAAGGTCTACATCTTCACCTCGGACGGTAAACGGTTGGGTGTTATTCCTGTTGACCCGAACGTCGCTGCCATTGATATCGCTCCCCGCGGCGAAATGCTCTACCTGGTGAACAACAAAACCAACACCTACACAGCCATTGATGTCAGCTTCAAACAGAATATCGATATCAGCGGAGCCCCGATACGCGGCGCAGCCGACGCACCGGTCACGCTGGTCGTGTTTTCAGACTTTGAATGTCCATGGTGCAGCAAACTCGAGCCGGTGCTGGCAGAACTGCTGGCACAAAATCAAGAGACACTGCGTATTGTTTTCAAACACCTTCCTCTGCCCATGCACCCGCAGGCTGAAACAGCAGCACTGGCAGCAATCGCTGCGCAGCAACAGGGAAAATTCTGGGAAATGCATGACGCCCTCTTCCAAAATACTACTTGGAACCGCAACACTGTTGACGAAACCGCCCTGCGGATCGGCCTCAACATGGAACAGTACCGGGTTGCCATGAGCAGCCCGCAGACAGTGGAGCAACTTGCCAAAGACAAGAGCGATGCCCAGGCAGCCGAGGTCACAGCTACGCCCTCGTTGTTCATAAACGGCCGTCCGGTGCGTGATCGCTCCCTGCCGAACCTGCAGAAGATGGTTGCCGAGGCGTTGGAAGCCAGTGCGACCAAGTAA
- a CDS encoding PhoH family protein, with protein sequence MRPSKTKHSAALHAEISQDLAFTDNQTVQQLFGDLNRNLLIIEQATGVKIHARGNGVKITGPAHAVELAASTLEQMYGLLLKGYPVFGQDIAFGVKILESSPHIRLEEIFLDKVCITARKRVISPKSVNQKLYIEAIRNNDIVFGIGPAGTGKTYLAVAMAVSALLKEQVAKIILTRPAVEAGEKLGFLPGDMAQKVDPYLRPLTDAINDMMGQDRTQELIERGMIEVAPLAFMRGRTLNNAFIILDEAQNTTREQMKMFLTRIGFDSQAVITGDITQIDLSGSQQSGLIQAEKILTDIKGIAFRHFSKADVVRHPLVQEIIQAYDQRDQTHSSRSAKES encoded by the coding sequence GTGCGACCAAGTAAGACAAAACACTCTGCAGCTCTTCATGCAGAGATCTCGCAGGACCTTGCATTTACCGACAACCAGACAGTGCAGCAACTCTTTGGCGACCTCAACCGGAACCTGCTCATTATTGAACAGGCCACAGGCGTCAAGATACATGCAAGGGGCAACGGTGTGAAGATCACCGGCCCGGCCCATGCTGTGGAACTGGCTGCCTCCACCCTGGAGCAGATGTATGGTCTCCTGCTCAAGGGGTATCCGGTCTTCGGTCAGGATATTGCCTTTGGTGTCAAGATTCTGGAATCTTCACCCCATATCAGGCTGGAAGAAATATTCCTTGATAAGGTATGCATCACCGCTCGTAAACGGGTTATTTCACCGAAGTCGGTCAACCAGAAACTCTATATTGAGGCGATTCGCAACAACGACATTGTCTTCGGCATCGGCCCGGCTGGAACCGGCAAAACCTATCTGGCCGTGGCCATGGCTGTATCAGCTCTGCTCAAGGAACAGGTGGCTAAAATAATCCTGACCCGCCCTGCTGTGGAGGCCGGAGAAAAACTGGGCTTTCTGCCTGGCGACATGGCACAGAAAGTTGATCCCTACCTCCGGCCGCTCACCGATGCCATCAACGATATGATGGGCCAGGATCGCACCCAGGAGCTGATTGAGCGCGGCATGATCGAGGTGGCGCCTCTGGCCTTCATGCGTGGCCGCACCTTAAACAACGCCTTTATCATTCTTGACGAGGCCCAGAACACGACCCGGGAACAGATGAAGATGTTTCTCACCCGTATCGGTTTTGACTCGCAAGCCGTGATAACCGGAGACATCACCCAGATCGATCTGTCCGGATCGCAGCAGTCCGGGCTGATCCAGGCTGAAAAGATCCTCACCGATATCAAGGGAATCGCCTTCCGGCACTTCTCCAAGGCCGATGTGGTCCGGCACCCCCTGGTCCAGGAAATCATCCAGGCCTACGACCAGCGGGACCAAACGCATTCATCCCGCTCTGCCAAAGAGAGTTGA
- a CDS encoding pyridoxine 5'-phosphate synthase — translation MPVHCRYSRGTDQHRLNRRLLQQRCDSLLYLLGRTTATVSVVFIDDHEMAAYNLQYRNKQGPTNVLSFPVDTDNRDGFLYPEDELGDILIAVDTARREAMEQKSGLHHRLTELIVHGMLHLIGYDHERSESEAEHMQHYEQQLFQQIQTTRSSPMPFLAINVDHVATIRQARGGVEPDPVLAASLCELAGADGIVVHLREDRRHILDRDVRLLRQTVKTRLNLEMANTPEIIDLALEVKPDMITLVPEKREELTTEGGLDVPAHAKNIAKTIARMQAAGIPVSIFIDPDATQAQAALDVGATYVELHTGNYCEARTMEEQEQQYTLIEQVSELAYELGLKINAGHGLDYRNVHPIAALPFIDELSIGHAVISRAVLVGLENAVREMLTIVRSV, via the coding sequence ATGCCAGTTCACTGCCGGTACTCCCGGGGCACTGATCAGCACCGACTCAACCGCCGTCTGCTTCAGCAACGCTGCGACAGCCTGTTGTACCTGCTTGGACGCACCACTGCCACTGTCAGTGTTGTTTTTATCGATGACCACGAAATGGCGGCCTACAACCTTCAGTACCGCAATAAACAGGGCCCGACCAATGTCCTCTCCTTTCCGGTGGACACTGATAACCGCGACGGCTTTCTTTATCCAGAGGACGAGCTGGGGGATATCTTAATAGCAGTTGACACCGCCCGTCGCGAGGCCATGGAACAGAAGTCCGGTCTCCATCATCGCCTGACCGAACTGATTGTCCACGGCATGCTGCATCTCATCGGTTACGATCATGAACGATCGGAAAGCGAAGCCGAGCATATGCAACATTACGAACAACAACTTTTTCAGCAAATTCAGACAACAAGGAGTTCTCCCATGCCTTTTCTCGCTATTAATGTCGATCATGTGGCCACCATCCGTCAGGCACGCGGCGGAGTGGAACCGGATCCGGTGCTGGCGGCCTCGCTGTGTGAACTGGCCGGTGCCGACGGTATAGTCGTTCATCTGCGGGAAGATCGACGGCATATCCTGGATCGGGATGTCCGTCTCCTGCGACAGACCGTCAAGACCCGCCTGAACCTGGAGATGGCCAACACCCCGGAAATCATTGACCTCGCCCTGGAGGTGAAGCCGGATATGATCACCCTGGTGCCGGAGAAACGCGAGGAACTGACAACAGAGGGCGGGCTTGATGTGCCGGCTCATGCCAAAAACATCGCCAAGACCATTGCCCGTATGCAGGCAGCAGGGATTCCGGTATCGATCTTCATTGACCCGGATGCAACGCAGGCCCAGGCAGCCCTTGATGTCGGCGCCACCTATGTTGAACTGCACACCGGGAACTACTGCGAGGCCCGCACCATGGAGGAACAGGAACAGCAGTACACCCTCATCGAACAGGTCTCGGAACTGGCCTACGAACTGGGACTGAAGATCAATGCCGGTCACGGCCTCGATTACCGCAACGTGCATCCCATTGCCGCCCTGCCCTTTATCGACGAGCTGAGCATCGGTCACGCTGTCATCAGTCGGGCAGTGCTTGTTGGTCTTGAAAATGCGGTGCGGGAGATGCTGACCATTGTCCGCTCGGTTTAA